A window of Ananas comosus cultivar F153 unplaced genomic scaffold, ASM154086v1, whole genome shotgun sequence contains these coding sequences:
- the LOC109705972 gene encoding heavy metal-associated isoprenylated plant protein 7-like, with product MGKGKEEEKKLEKVKKAAVAVAAAQEAKKEVEEIFEEVEENKVEGKEKDEDTEAEKPPPPPPPPPQLQPPQAVAAEEVVVMRVFMDCEGCARKVRRALRGFEGVDDVKADYKTQMVAVKGRGAAAEPTKVVERIYRKCGKKAELIITARPSPPPPLVVLPPPEKNKENSKNKDEEEPQVVVAVLNIRMHCEACAQEIKNKILRVKGVHEADPNLVASQVTVKGVFNPATLAEYVHKRTRKHVTVAAVHVPLPSPPPLADAPSAEENRQNPNQETEEGGAGGKKEGGKKQKDKENNKTKKSGGVDAAAAVESMVVAVGPTAAAEAGVIGGGGGKVTSERYDANSYYYYYHPRYPAEYYAYPPQIFSDENPNACVVM from the exons ATGGGCAAg gggaaggaggaggagaagaagctggAGAAAGTGAAGAAGGCGGCGGTGGCAGTCGCGGCGGCGCAGGAAGCAAAGAAGGAAGTAGAGGAGATTTTTGAGGAAGTAGAGGAGAATAAAGTTGAGGGGAAGGAGAAGGATGAGGACACAGAAGCCGagaagccgccgccgccgccgccgccgccgccgcagctgcAGCCACCGCAGGCGgtagcggcggaggaggtggtggtgatgAGGGTCTTCATGGACTGCGAGGGGTGCGCGAGGAAGGTGCGCCGCGCCTTAAGAGGCTTTGAAG GGGTGGACGATGTAAAGGCGGATTACAAGACGCAGATGGTGGCGGTGAAGGggaggggggcggcggcggagccgaCGAAGGTGGTGGAGAGAATCTACAGGAAGTGTGGAAAGAAAGCCGAGCTTATCATAACCGCCCgaccttcgccgccgccgccgctggtgGTGCTGCCGCCACCGGAAAAGAATAAAGAGAATAGTAAGAATAAGGACGAGGAGGAGCCTCAGGTGGTCGTCGCTGTGCTTAACATCCGCATGCATTGCGAGGCTTGCGCGCAAGAGATCAAGAACAAGATTCTAAGGGTGAAAG GGGTGCATGAAGCTGATCCGAACCTGGTGGCGTCGCAGGTGACGGTGAAGGGCGTATTCAATCCGGCGACATTGGCGGAGTACGTTCATAAGCGCACGAGGAAGCACGTGACCGTGGCAGCAGTGCACGTGCCGCTACCGTCCCCGCCGCCGCTTGCTGATGCACCGTCGGCGGAGGAAAACCGTCAGAATCCAAATCAAGAAACGGAAGAAGGCGGCGCAGGCGGCAAAAAAGAAGGGGGGAAGAAGCAGAAGGACAAGGAGAACAATAAAACGAAGAAGAGTGGGGGTGTAGACGCGGCGGCGGCAGTGGAGTCTATGGTGGTTGCGGTGGGGCCGACGGCAGCCGCAGAGGCTGGCGTCatagggggaggaggaggaaaggtGACGAGCGAGCGCTACGACGCAAAtagctactactactactaccatCCGCGCTACCCCGCGGAGTATTACGCTTACCCCCCGCAGATCTTCAGCGACGAGAATCCTAATGCTTGTGTTGTTATGTAA
- the LOC109705973 gene encoding peroxidase 16-like, translating to MEQHYLRGLVVGLVLLLALRIAEAGLSPNYYETSCPNVESIVRQAVEKKKNATVVTVPATLRLFFHDCFVEGCDASVLIASPNGDVGRTRRTTSPSAATGVFDTGHQAKEAVEAECPPAWSPGADILAIAPSYLDVAWSIPAHPVYAEQLSGVPAAFVDPTMAVNMDPVTGPGTSTATYSQNRFAGLGPSGRDRVLYLDTPDEVRARRTTLREPVAALRGRSRSRRWSNARAGRLKPENLGQIRRDCTTFN from the exons ATGGAGCAACATTATTTGAGAGGATTGGTTGTGGGGTTGGTTCTATTGCTTGCTTTGCGAATCGCAGAGGCCGGTTTGTCGCCGAATTACTACGAAACGTCGTGCCCGAACGTCGAGTCGATTGTGCGGCAggcggtggagaagaagaaaaacgcGACGGTCGTGACGGTGCCCGCGACACTGAGGTTGTTCTTCCACGATTGCTTCGTCGAG GGTTGTGATGCATCTGTGCTGATTGCGTCGCCGAACGGCGACGTCGGAAGGACGCGCCGGACAACATCTCCCTCTGCCGCGACAGGGGTTTTCGACACCGGTCATCAAGCCAAGGAGGCCGTCGAAGCTGAATGCCCACCGGCGTGGTCTCCTGGTGCCGACATACTGGCAATCGCGCCATCGTAT CTCGACGTTGCCTGGTCGATCCCCGCTCATCCGGTGTACGCGGAGCAGCTGAGCGGTGTGCCCGCCGCATTCGTCGATCCCACGATGGCGGTGAACATGGACCCGGTCACGGGGCCCGGTACTTCGACAGCTACTTACTCCCAAAACCGGTTCGCCGGCCTCGGGCCTTCAGGTCGCGACCGAGTGCTCTACCTCGACACACCGGACGAAGTCCGCGCGCGTCGGACGACATTGCGGGAACCAGTAGCAGCTCTTCGCGGGCGTTCGCGCAGCAGGCGATGGTCAAACGCTCGGGCGGGTCGGCTCAAGCCGGAAAACTTGGGCCAGATCAGGAGAGACTGCACCACGTTCAATTGA